TGTCTTTGAAACGAGGTGACTTTGATATTGCTATGAACGGCATAGAGATTACGCCGGAAAGGGAAAAAGAGGTAGTGTTTACCCGCCCCTACTATGTATACGCGGAGCAGATCGTTGTTCGTTCCACGTACAATGATATTAACGAACTGGAAGACCTTCGCGGGAAAAAGGTGGGGACGCTCGCCAACACTGTGGCTAGGCGGATGCTGGATGAACTGGGAGGCGTAACGACAAATGTCTACAGTGGACAGCCGGAACCATTTAAGGATCTTTTATTGAACCGCACGGACGCCGTTTTTGTCGATTTGCCTATTGCTTCTTATTATGCCCAGCCAAATCCGCAGTTACGTTTGGTAGGTGAACCGGCAGGTGAAGGATATTATGGTATTGCCATAAGAAAAGAAGATGTCTTACTGGTTGAGGAGTTGAACAGCATTATCGATAAACTCCTGAGATCGGGTGAATTAAAGAAAATATACAAAAAATGGGGACTGTGGAATGCCGCGCAGGAAAAGCTCTTCTTGCATGAGGGCCTTTTACAGAAGTATACGGAAACCCCTCCGTCTGTTTCTGAAAAGGTGCCCCTGAGGGTTACGACGTTTTTGCCTGCTTTGTTGAAAGGGGCGCTTGTTACCATCGGCATATCCATAGTATCCATGATGGTAGCTGTTCTGCTGGGTTTGGCTCTCGCGCTTGCGCGGTTGTATGGGAGCCGATGGTTACAAAAGATTTCCACGGCATATGTTGAGATGTATCGGGGGACCCCGCTTCTTATACAATTGTATATTCTTTATTATGGTCTGCCCAATATCGGCATAACATTGAGCGCGTTTATGGCAGCCATTCTTGGTCTTGGTATGAATTACGCCGCGTATGAGGCAGAGATCTATCGTGCTGGTATTCAGGCGGTACCGAGGGGACAAACCGAGGCGGCACAATCTCTGGGGATGTCCGGGGGATTGACCTTGAAGCATATACTCTTGCCACAGGCGTTCCGTATTACGATTCCTGCGATAGCCAATGATTTTATTTCCTTGTTCAAGGATTCTTCGCTGGTTTCTGTTATTGCCATGGTGGAGCTTACGAAGAGTTATAGCATGATGGCGGCCGCGACCATGAATTTTTTTCAATTGGGGATTCTTACGGCATTCCTTTATTTTGGTATGAGCTATCCCCTTTCCCTCTACGCAAGAA
The DNA window shown above is from Candidatus Brocadiaceae bacterium and carries:
- a CDS encoding ABC transporter substrate-binding protein/permease, which gives rise to MNYKLFTIQRILSVLFCCSVIFFSSQAYAEQNILEKIKTSGVITWGFDAEGGAPYVFNDPKHPSRLIGFEVDIMDAIARELGVKAQYFQNAWDSILLSLKRGDFDIAMNGIEITPEREKEVVFTRPYYVYAEQIVVRSTYNDINELEDLRGKKVGTLANTVARRMLDELGGVTTNVYSGQPEPFKDLLLNRTDAVFVDLPIASYYAQPNPQLRLVGEPAGEGYYGIAIRKEDVLLVEELNSIIDKLLRSGELKKIYKKWGLWNAAQEKLFLHEGLLQKYTETPPSVSEKVPLRVTTFLPALLKGALVTIGISIVSMMVAVLLGLALALARLYGSRWLQKISTAYVEMYRGTPLLIQLYILYYGLPNIGITLSAFMAAILGLGMNYAAYEAEIYRAGIQAVPRGQTEAAQSLGMSGGLTLKHILLPQAFRITIPAIANDFISLFKDSSLVSVIAMVELTKSYSMMAAATMNFFQLGILTAFLYFGMSYPLSLYARRLEKKLQKI